One genomic window of Quercus lobata isolate SW786 chromosome 9, ValleyOak3.0 Primary Assembly, whole genome shotgun sequence includes the following:
- the LOC115961339 gene encoding uncharacterized protein LOC115961339 has translation MEIEESKEKEKGDIIITLFPNLISLEFGDLDEWEEWNGIGGEEEEECNKFTIMPRFQHLRIWECPKLKLLPNFFCTTPLQKLEIYFSYNLSEHCERGTGEEWPKISHILNIILSSIYVQIDGEEILSSLLDDEDSEEDDKEEHAHWWLHMEFRVVTGPP, from the coding sequence AGAAGAATccaaagagaaggagaaaggtGATATAATAATAACACTATTCCCAAATTTGATATCTCTCGAATTTGGGGATTTGGATGAATGGGAAGAATGGAATGGGattggaggagaagaagaagaagagtgtaACAAATTCACTATAATGCCACGTTTTCAACATTTGAGAATCTGGGAATGCCCAAAGTTAAAGTTGCTGCCAAACTTCTTTTGTACAACTCCATTACAAAAATTGGAGATCTATTTTTCGTACAATCTCTCAGAACACTGCGAAAGAGGGACAGGAGAGGAGTGGCCCAAGATTTCCCACATCCTTAACATCATTCTTAGTTCTATCTATGTGCAAATAGATGGTGAAGAGATTCTTTCGTCCTTATTAGATGACGAAGATAGTGAAGAGGATGACAAAGAAGAGCACGCCCATTGGTGGCTCCACATGGAgtttagggtggtcacaggaccaccttga